Within the Vicia villosa cultivar HV-30 ecotype Madison, WI unplaced genomic scaffold, Vvil1.0 ctg.000941F_1_1, whole genome shotgun sequence genome, the region TGAAGAAAGTATTCATGTTAGGAAGATATAATATAAGTCCTAATGCGCGGTTGGAATCAATCGAAaacaataaatgaaataataaatttaCCTGAGGATCGAGGGGATCAGACTCCCGAGAAACAATATGTTGTAAGCTAAGAATCACATTGGAAGCTGCCAATGTGGGATCTATAGAATGCTGAGGAAGAGCTGCATGGCCTCCTTTGCCGGTTATTATTGCTTCAAAATTGCCACTTCCTGCAAACAAAGGACCAGACCTAGATGCCACTTCTCCTAAAGGTAGGTTTGGATGCATATGCAATCCAAATATGGCAGACACATTTTCTAACACTCCAGAATCTAAAACTTTCTTAGCCCCAGCAGATCCTTCTTCTGCCGGTTGAAAAACAAGAACAAAAGTACCCTATACCAAAAACAAAGAGAAACCCTATCACAGATCCACAAACTGATGAAAACAGAAGACGCGATAATTCAAAAAAATCAAGAAGCATACATTAAAATCTTTTTCATGGTCCTTAAGAATCTTTGCAGCACCAAGAAGCATGGCAACATGAGCATCATGACCACATGCATGCATTTTTCCAGCTACTTTACTCTTATGCTCCCATTCAACCAATTCCTACAACAACAATGATAACAAAAATCATCAgtataatatatatgataaaaacaaaaaaccaaaacaaTGACAAAACAATAATAATGTAGACCTGCATGAGAAGAGCATCCATGTCAGCTCTGAGTGCAACAAAAGGAGGAAGACCAGTTCCTATGTAACCAACAACACCTGTTACTGCAACTGGATGTTTATATGGAATACCCAATTCATCCAACTTTTCTCTTATAAGCTTACTGGTTTCAAATTCTTCATAAGCCACTTCTGGATTCTCATGAATCTTCCTCCTGATATCCACCATCCATTCAAAAACTTGAGGTTCTTTGGCTAAATCCAAAAAGTTTGGGATTGCATTTGAATTTGAGAAGACAGGTATTATAGTTaaaaagcagttgaaaatgatgATGAACAAGTTCACCCATCTGAAGAAATCCATGAATGGATGGTTTCAAATTCTTGAGTTGAGAAATAGAAAGGCGGTACAATGGAAGTGAAAAATATTGTCACAGAATTGatttaaataaacttatttttaaaaaatattctctTCGAGTATTAAATATATTTGACTTAAATTTAAACCAAATACATTTTACTGTTGAGTATACATTTCTACTATATTTTATTTTACGACAGTATACATTGAATAGTTACAAAATACCATTTCTTGGAAATCTATTTCACTCCTATTTAAGTTTtggtcaaaaattaaaattttctagaatgtttatgatatatattaaatttaaataattaactttttttccACTAACTATCTAAAAAATGCTTACTTCtttcttattaattatttaaacccacatgttttataaaaaaaaaattatgtaaatatttttaataatagctTTTTACTTATTTCTTAATTATAactttttattaagaaaaaaaattatataattttttaaaaaaatgtacccacatttattttctttgttatttATTTGCCTAACAAAATGAAACTCttagttttttctatttttaagcaACAACTCCAAaacgaaaaaaaataaaataataaatttcagtcaaaaataaataaatatataatctaaaaccataaataattctgtaaaaaagaaaaaaacaaatcccattttttctccattttatggatttattttacttttttcttaATAATGgatttttatcatatatttttattagtacAAAATTGTATTAAAGTTTTTAACAAAATGAAATTCacgttttttttcttatattttatttgtCGTCTTAACAAAATGAAACTTCTACTTTTTATTGGTCTTTTTTAATTTtgcttaaaaatatattttatttatttttattaaaaaattatgcaaaagtttttaataaaataaaaccaacatttttcttattttgtaTTGGTTCTTTTTACTCCCTCATAATAAAGGTAGTTGTAACTCTACCTTGGGCAAATAACGATGGAATGCAATAGTTGAcatcatattttttaaattaattaacggTTCAAAAAGAGAGAAATCTAGAGAGAGAAGCTCCACCCTCTCTCTTCCTTTAGCCATGCACCAGCATCATGAGGCAGCAGAAGGTAAATGGAAAAAGGTAATGTACAGAAAGAAGGAGAACAGAGGTTTCACTCGTGGGACGTTGCGGTGAAGGAAGGTTCGAAGGCGAAGGGAGGGGTCGTATCAAATTTTTTCATCACTGAGTTTGGTGATAACTGGAGGGCCAGAGACTTACTCTTTGAGCTGAAGGAGTTGGGTGATATTGTGGAGGTGGTGATACCGTCTATGAGGGACAGGAGAGGACGGATATACGGTTTTGCTCGTTTCGTGAATGTAGAGGATGATAAGCTCTTGGCAACGAAGATGGACAATGTCATCTTGGACGGAAGGAAACTGTATGCCAACTGTCCAAGGTTTCAAAGAGCTCACATCCATCCGCAGGGTAAGAAGGAAGAGGTGTTAGCAAGGAGGAAAGATTATGTAGTAACTAATAGAGGAGCTAAGCGCAACAGTTTTCTTGAAAAAGGAAGGAACGACAGGAGATCTTTCGCAGACGTGTTAGCAAACAAGAAGAATAGATTTGTCGTCGAGGAACAGCAGAACAAGACTTCTAGTCTATCTATGCACACGGAGGACGAAGATCAAATTAGGTATGGGAGGGCTTTCACGGGAACTCTGAAGGATTCGAGTGTAGCTCCAGAGATAAAGAAGTTGTTCATAGAAGAAGGTATCTTCTCTATAAGAGTTACCTTATTAGGCCCAAACCTTTGTTTGCTTGAAGACCTTATTCTAGGGGAGGTAGAAGTCTTTATCGAAGAAAGAAGAAAGTGGTGGGAGAACTGGTTCAGTAGTATCAAACCGTGGGAACCTTCTGATGTGGATAGGGAAAGAATGGTTTGGCTTAAGGTAGCGGGAATCCCATGCCACGCATGGGGCTTAAATCTCTTCAAGCTGCTAGCTAGCACCATGGGGGAATTTGTTAAATCTGACGTCCAAACTATCAACCGGGTTAGGATGAACGAGGCCAGAATCCTGATTAAAACCAAAAAGCAAGTTCTGATAAGCGAAGCAGTTACGGTGGTCATAGATGGAGCAGCCTTCAGAATTTTTTTAAGGGAAGATTCTTCCAATTTCatggaagaagatgagaagaaggcaGGAAGGGAGAGATTGGATACGGAAAAGGTGTCTTCTTCACCGGAGGAGTCCTCAGAGGAGGGTGAAGACGATGAGCTTGACGAAGTTTTCGAGATCCCTCGGTACCATCAGAAATCTCGGGAGGAAACGGCGAAAAGTGGGGGAAAAGAGGGATCAGGGGCTGACAACTTTGTAACGCAGACCCATCATTACCCTAAGAAGAGTTGCTTGGAGAAGGAAAACAATAAGAATGCAGAAGTCATGGGATTAGACTCAGGGTCTAATTACGTGTGTAGTTTTCCTCATGCATTAAATGCATGTGATAATTTGTCGCAGAGTATCGAGGAAAGAGAGGGTAGAAAGGTTGTGGGGTCTCCATCAAACCCTTCGGTCAATAGTTTTATCATGGGGACCACTTCAAATGATAATAGGGCAGAAAACTTTATTGGGCCGGTGGAGATTATGGATCAAATCAAAGGCCCTTTATCCTTTGATGTGGCTTGCAGGGAAGCCCATAAAACAAAAATAGATGCTGAACGAAACAAACCCAAATCGAGGAAAAAAGAACTGTGAAAGATCTGGGCAAGAAGGTGGAAATCAGCTCTTCCTATTTTGCTTGCATCGCTCCGAGGAACTCCAGAGGCTCTTGTTCGGATCTTCCAGTGGCTTCGTTTTCTGAGAATGGAGACGACATTTCAAACGGTTCGTTTTTCCCTTCTTTTTCTCAAACAGATTCTGAGATTATCCGTTGCAATAATAGACTGAGGGAACCTGCGAATTCGGATGTGGGAAGGAAGCTGTGGAACTCTATAGTAAAACTGGGAGTGTCAAATGGTGGGAAGGATACTGAGGGTATCAACAAAATTGACTTACTGGAGTATAGAGGAAAGGAGGTGGTGTCGGGACAGAGGGAGGCTATCAAGAAGTCTCTATGAATCTGTTATCTTTCAATATCAGGGGGGCGCTGCTTCTAAAAGAAGGAGAGTGAGTTTCGTGATAAATTCAAGTAAGGTGGATGTCTGCTTCTTACAGGAAACTAAACTTCAGAGTTTCAACGACGTTTTAGCTAATTCTCTTTGGGGGGGTAAGGATACGCATTGGACCGCTAGCAATTCAATCGGTGCTTCTGGAGGTATGGTCATCATGTGGAGAAGAGGTACGCTGCAGATTAATCACAGTTTTAGAGGTGGAGGTTATGTAGGTATAAACATCAATTGGAAGAATAAGGTTGTTAATTTAGTGAATATCTATGCTTCTTGCAACGTTTCGACAAGGAGAGATCTTTGGAGGTCTTTGTTAGATAGGAAGGAGCGGAACAAATCTGAGGAGTGGTGTCTTGGCGGCGATTTCAACGAAATTACGAATTCCAGCGAAAGATTAGGGGCAATTGAGCATTATGGTAATAGAGGTATGGAGGATTTCCGAGAGTTTATCGGGAGAATGGAGGTGATTGACATTCCTTGTGTGGGAGGCAAGTTCTCTTGGTTCAAAGCAAATGGCAAAGCAATGACCAGGTTTGTCAGATTTTTGGTTTCTTGAAACTTGACGGATTTGTGGGGAGTGATCGATCAACGCATAGGCAAAAGGGATATCTCGGATCATGCACCCATCCAATTATTTTCAGGTATTCTTAACTGGGGACCGAAGCCGTTTAGATTCATTAACGTTTGGTTTAAACATGAGAAGTTTAAAGACTTTATCCAAACAGAATGGCTAAAGATGAATGTTTGCGGTAGGGGAGATTTCGTGctgtttgaaaaattaaaaaggtTGAAAAGCGTTTTAAAGAGGTGGAATCGGGAGATCTTTGGATGGATTGATTTAAAGGTGGATGAAGAGGTGGAAGGTATCAACGAGATGGACAAGTTATTGGTAGATAACTTCGGGGGCAGCATTGACGGGATAGTGGAAGCGAGAAGGAAGGCTTTTGACGAAGTGAGGAAAACTCTAATTTTGAAGGAGAGTATGCTAAGGCTCAAGTCGAGACAATTATGGTTAAAGGAAGGAGATAAGAACTCTAGCTTTTTCCACAATAGTCTTAAGAAGAGGAATAGGAGGAATGCAATTACTATGTTGGAAGGTGCGGATGGTAAGGTGGAAGGGGTAGACGAAGTCAAAGAAGAGGTAAAAAGTCATTTTGAGTTATTTTTCAAAGAAGAAGATAGTGATAGGCCGATTCCGGAAGGTTTGAATCTTAATTCTTTAGGGAGTGGTGATAGAGATTGGTTGGAAAGGGAGCCTACggaagaagaaataaaagaggcggTATGGGATTACGATGGTAATAAAAGTCCGGGGCCGGATGGATACACTCTTGTATTTTTCCAATTTTGTTGGGATACTCTCAAGGAAGATGTGATTATATTTGTTCATGACTTTTGTTCCAATTGTAGACTCACTAAGGGTTGCACCTCGTCGTTTAGCTTTAATTCCTAAAGGTAAAAATCCGCAATCCTTATACGAGTATAGGCCTATTTGCTTAGTGGGTTGTTTGTATAAGATGATAGCAAAGCTTTTGGCAAAAAGAATGAGGAAAGTGTTGGGTAGTTTGGTCTCTTTGAACCAAACGGCTTTCGTTCCGGGTAGGAATATAGCGGATGGAGTTCTTGTGGCAAATGAGGTTTTGGACCTAGCTAAAAGAGATAATAGGAGTTGTGTGGTTTTCAAGGTGGATTTCGAAAAAGCCTGTGATAGGGTTAATTGGGATTTTTTGAAGTAAGTTTTGAGAAAAATGAACTTTGGGTAAAAATGGTTAAGATGGATGGAGTGCACTATTTTCTCTAGCGACATGTCCGTTCTCATTAACGGGAGTATCACAAAAGAGTTCAAAGTGGAGAAGGGGTTGCGTCAAGGAGACCCTTTATCTCATTTTTTGTTCGTTTTGGTTACGGAAGTTATAACGGCTATGATGAGGAAGGCTATCAACAACGGTGATTTTCACGCTTTCAAAATCAATGAAGAGGAGGAGATTAGTTtgttacaatttgcggatgacacatTAATAATTGGGGAAGGTGACACTTCTAACTTGTGGAGTATGAAAGCGATGTTAAGGGGGTTTGAGGTTATGTCGGGATTGAGGATTAACTTCAAAAAGAGCAATATTTATGGAATTAATGTGGGGAATTGGTACCTTGAGGcggcttcttcttttctttcgtgCAAAGTAGATAGACTTCCGTTCAAGTTTCTTGGGGTCAAAGTGGGAGATAGTCCGAGGAAATCTTTAATGTGGAGGGATTTGATATCGGCTTTGAAGAATAGACTGGCTGTTTGGAAAGGAGCTCATTTAAATATTGCGGGAAGAGTTTGTTTGATTAATACCGTTTTGAATTCTATACCGATTTACTCCCTATCTTTCTATAAGGCTCCTTCGAAGGTTTTAAATGAGATCACCTTGATTCAAAGGAAGTTCTTGTGGGGCGGGAGCGAGCTCAAAAGATCCATTTGTTGGGTTCGATGGGATACGGTTTGTAAACCCCGTGAAGAAGGAGGGCTTGGTGTTAATAACGTGGAGGTTATGAACGTGGCGTTATTAAGTAAGTGGAAATGGAGAATTTTATCGGATGAAGAGGTCGTGTGAAGGCGTATCCTTGAATCTAGATATGGCAACGTGAGGAGGAAAGTGTTAATAGGGGATAAGTCCGTAGTGGAGAAAAGGGACTCAATTTGGTGGCGGGATCTTTTAATATCTGACAATTACGATTTACTTTTGAACCACAATTTTTCAGGTGCGTTGACGTGCTTTGTTGGCAGTGGCAATAATACCCCTTTTTGGTATGGCTGCTGGGCGGACGAGAGGCCTTTAATGGAGCTGTTCCCTGATCTTTACGCGCAGGCAGCGGAGGCAGGCATTTGGATGAGAGGAGATGGCTGGCAGTGGCGGTTGGACCGTGTGCTGCAGAACACTAACAGTAGCAGCAGCACCGCGAGCTACAGTCAGCAACAGCTGCTGGCAACTTTGGACCGGGCTGCTCCTTGTGCTGGCAGCGATGACGTGTTCCGGTGGAAGCTGAATAAGGAGgaggttttttctgtttcctcTTGCTATCACAGATTCTTCTATAAGCTTTCTGGGCCTCCCATTTTTGCTAGTGTCGTTAAAGCTGCAGCTTTTATTTGGAAGATTGATGCTCCTTCTAAATCTCTTTTATTCTGATGGAGATTAATTCACGATAGACTAGCAACTAAAGATCATCTCATCAAGAAAGGAATTTTGGACATTGCCGAGATTAATTGCGCCTTTTGTTCGGTGGAAGAGGAGTGTCTAGCTCACCTCTTAGGTGGTTGTCTTGTGGTGAAACCGATttggttgaaggttttcgattgGCTAGGAAGCATTACGAATTTCTCATTGTTAGATTTCATCACCTTCCTTTCATATCCGATAAAGTTCATTCTTCGGCTAAAAGGAAGATTATTGGAGCTATTTGGCTTGCTACGTGTTGGCATATTTGGTTGATCTGAAACGCGATAATTTTTAAAGAGGGTAACTTTAGCTTCCTAGAAAGTATGACGAATATTATGCATAGTTCTTGGAATTGGTTATGTTCTAGCGGTAAGCTAGTTAAAATCTGTAATTTTCATGTTTGGCACATTTCTCCGCTTACTTGCTTTGAGTAGTGGAAAGTGTTCTTTTGTATCGGGTGAAGCACCCCTTATGCTTCGTCTTCgttcaatatatttttttgcctattaaaaaaaattaattaacggTTGAGATAGtgcttttttagttttttaattaagagATTAAATCTTCACCAATGGATTAAAGAATTTTTTATATAAACTAAAATAGAATATGTGCCTTATCAAGGGTAAGGTCGTGGGTAACTACTGCAACAACTCGAATACGATATGTTTATAATTACCATATTTTAAATTGTTATACATTGGCACTAATACATCAACACTACATAAGTGACATAAATACATGAAATGCATGTATTCTGCAACATAGTGCATACTTATATTACATGCCGAGAAATAATACTAATTCTACACTATTTCATACACCTACATCCAATACATTgttcataaatatatatttttttaattactttagTTAATAAAATATCAGAACTTGATTAATACGTACAGCTTAGAGTTTGGTTAATATATATTCTGAcataaaaaagtattttaaagTTATAAAGTAAAATTAGTTAATTgagtgtgttataccccaaaatttgcctgcatcTTTTTTCAAGGAGAAGACAACAGacctctgtctaaaaatttggagttttatataatcttggattttatttcataaatatcctgattttatgaatactcagtttttagaatattttttatatggtattttggttcgctgttgaattcattcttacacaaacgccaaatactgtttatcacttcacacgctgtttatttgagatttattttcagataaataatactgacgcaattggtacagaatcaaattttgcaggcgcagagtccatggattcagactgtactggtaacaattaaattattattggttttgttccccactaatttttgtactatattattgttttcaaatctctttcttttcaaatctttttctttcaaatcaaaccctaactttattctatatatctttcttttcaaaccctaccatacactttctttcaaatcctactaccactcaaactttcctttttttgtacggtatcacttcattccccaacgtctccatccctcttttcactctatagatacccctcatttttttcataaaatctcacatcaaatttcactcatctcccaaatttctatcatactatctcataattattttctcttcttccccggcaaaaatggcaaagtgggtggatacgttttttcttgttGTCATCACTGTGTTtatggtgatcatgtcctttttctgtctacatagtcctgaaaaatgcggacctgggatgcttgcactcccgtacatctatatattgttgtttatagcatgggtttttaatcgtcatacttaaagtttgtcgtatctttcgctttcaaataatgtaccgttcattatatttgtcgtactgttcgttatattatgtaatattgtactgtcagtattaaatgttgtattgTCTATTGTACTGTCACttaattatcgagataatattatgtgtgtttattgctagttaaatatttatttttctgtgcattaaatccttctcaagattattatcagtaatttcgttcgcgtacagtatattttatttatttattatgtttgtgtttttctaacaacccatgtaaataattttcaccattaacaaaacaaaaacaaaaaagaaaaaattaactttaactgttaagttttcactttaattgttacgttaatacccggacagccagttaacagtcaaacccgctgacagcacgattctcagTGTTTGTActatcagtcaaatcaatcttttgcatttcaaaattccaagatttttgttctagaagtcttctgataatcacatgatcagcagagactcaacactgcacaaaaatcaggtacgcttaactgtctcctacacaaacagtccctaactagggttttgtttttttttttcaggagaacaagttttttagacctcaaatggatttcatggatctccatatgtctcaaagtaccaccagacaaattttcaaacttcgattcgctcggacgcacagtcaacagctcaaacagtcaacagacgaccagtttgaccgaaaagtcaacagacagtcaaaaatgaaattttttgtcaacatacatattttttcaaaatattcatcatttgatcaatggttgatcataattcatcaagaaaagttcagaaatcgacaaaactctaagtttcaaaattagggttttctcctaaaaagtcaactgaactttgaccggccataactctctcctcgttcatccgaaaaattccaaccaaagcttattttgaaggaaattcaattatctttcaaattaaattggtctcatggtcattggatttaccatttggaaaatatgagcttagacattacaggtcattttcaaagtcaacaaaaaacagttttttgtcaaagcccataacatcaagataacttctccaaatgcaaaaaagcttccaaagtagcttgtagaggacatcttgaggtttataaaaagtacaagaacttcttcatatgatcaatattgagggagttatgccttgttgaagttggtcattttttgggaaaatgcatgaaaccaacattgatcaaaattgtttttttttcaaaagggcccaagcatttgtgatccaaacatgttcctaatAATGTTtaaggcctcccacgaccaacattaggcccataacatttttatttcttttttgatttaattttacttcatttaaagttaaattaaaaaagaaatgatccaagataatgatccaatgctttgtctttagcttgagtcaccaagtttgatccaaattctgaagcatagaggtacagaagacctatggcaagaggggtgaagaaaattgaagccatggccaagatttttaaagcttttattcataaaaaattcaaagattcaaaggcACTCAAGTATGGAAGAAAAGCATGAttgcttaagtttgcagcactcaaTCTTGCCTATATAATAGCTTGAGTCCATCAGCAACACAGACACACGAATTCTGAACCAGAAACATACTTGTATCacacttgaaaatttcaaagaaatttaaaattcgaattttgagtttAAGCTAGATTCAAGTGCaaataatcatccaaacacaatcctcaagtaattctgaaactattccaatcatttccagcaATCAAAACACCTTGAACCAAGCACTAAAagcccacggtttgttcaaacaaaaacctacaaaaatataatcgtacatgcatatttaacacgatgtaatcatatatttgagtttggtttgttgttctgatcgtttctggatagttaatttaggtttggtcacgtattcacgaagttaccattttagggttcttgagctctaTTTTGGGGTTTTTCGTTTAAGGCAAAATTAGACCAAACTAAGGCCATGGTTGTGATCAGTGGAACATTTGCAATAGAACCatgacctcgcgccaaatttcttttgcgtctaacccctattcgtgttgcACAGGTGTGAAAGATTGGAGCTTTTTACAGCTCCCTACAAATGAGCGGTGTAATAAGTGTTTCTGAGGAAGAAGACGAGACGTGGCTCCCTCCCATTGGCAAGAGGGCGCGcgcgttttattatttttaaaatgttgatTATGTGTTTTGCAGTGTACGTACGTGGCATACTCCCTCGCTCTGGTCATCATCAGATGCATCTGATCACTTCATCCAACGCACACGTTTTGCTTGTCCATACCATGGACACACCaaccaaccacacctgatcaaatattttatattttatattttatttaattttcttttgcaaaattatttaaaaataatttaaaaaatcagaaaaatatgcaaaaaatatttttagggtggtaaaatattgtattaatttttgacacaaaaatattttatttttcttaataattaaatattttgtttaattaattagataatacttatatatttatcttttaattatttttaacctatcaaaaaatcagaaaaaaatatttcttttttttaaattaagtttGCATATcatgaactaattttgtacataattagaatatttttatctttaagtttaatttatgtgtataattatttgtataattatctgttaattaacttaataatttcaaaaacatttcaaaaatcacaaaaaaaataattttattttaaaattaattaacaaacaatttggacatattttagacttaactttttaggtttaaattttatttctaattcttaaccttttaattaaattaattatgcattaattttaattaacatcaaccatccaaaaaatccaaaaatattttccctttatcttattgcaatttaaattcatagataagtgtataggttgtcaaattcatgtaaatagcgtagtttacatttctcgcacaatcgatgtaatagcgtagatttactttccgcattttacattcttgcactttaattcc harbors:
- the LOC131632467 gene encoding IAA-amino acid hydrolase ILR1-like 4, producing MDFFRWVNLFIIIFNCFLTIIPVFSNSNAIPNFLDLAKEPQVFEWMVDIRRKIHENPEVAYEEFETSKLIREKLDELGIPYKHPVAVTGVVGYIGTGLPPFVALRADMDALLMQELVEWEHKSKVAGKMHACGHDAHVAMLLGAAKILKDHEKDFNGTFVLVFQPAEEGSAGAKKVLDSGVLENVSAIFGLHMHPNLPLGEVASRSGPLFAGSGNFEAIITGKGGHAALPQHSIDPTLAASNVILSLQHIVSRESDPLDPQVLSVAKFQGGAALNVIPDSVTIGGTFRVFSKKSFMQMRHRIEQVIIAQAAVYRCNATVSFLEEEKPLIPPTVNNSDLHDYFQSVAKSLLGADKVKGIELIMGSEDFALYQEVLPGYFFLLGMEDVSVEHLAMAHSPYYKVNEDSLPYGAALHASLAVNYLAKLHQEVAAVEEKYHDEL